Proteins co-encoded in one Nicotiana sylvestris chromosome 7, ASM39365v2, whole genome shotgun sequence genomic window:
- the LOC104242938 gene encoding protein BIG GRAIN 1-like A — protein sequence MSSWEKPIIRKERLQQRRKTPSFSSSLLEAIYQSIDEEKRGEENHVPNKRNNDVEAEQEITSLRRAILIEKWMESYKYTQSSRHFSSDSSSSTDSSMFSSSETESATRSTSKSSLFHTLPKPTRQVREILVRSENVVTLSAETAPKCEGGRFMRTKTRALKIYGDLKKVKQPISPGGKIANFLNSIFNSRNMKKNHHHNHQQGMEDWSSVRKSRSVNDLSSTVTCSLASRSSCLNKSTPSSTRGKSKRSVRFCPVSVIVDEDYQPCSHKSSSNNNNNRPSAIAQVESGEGSMYTDLTPTFKKAERLFPEDPRLTICGHKSIFKNEEPRIWHVPKVGSFRNFEGKHINKNQYRGFYESENEEEEEEEDDSRSCASSDLFELENIGMISHVHATRNELPVYGTTSLKMNQAIARGLVM from the coding sequence ATGTCTTCGTGGGAAAAGCCAATAATAAGAAAGGAAAGGCTTCAGCAAAGGCGAAAGACGCCATCCTTTTCTTCCTCTCTGTTGGAAGCCATTTACCAATCCATTGATGAAGAAAAACGTGGAGAAGAGAACCATGTTCCGAATAAAAGGAACAATGATGTGGAAGCTGAACAAGAAATTACTAGTCTTCGACGAGCAATCTTGATTGAGAAATGGATGGAAAGTTACAAGTATACTCAAAGCTCAAGACACTTTAGTTCAGATTCAAGTTCATCAACAGACTCAAGCATGTTTTCATCCTCAGAAACTGAGTCAGCTACAAGATCTACCTctaaatcatcactttttcacaCATTGCCAAAACCAACAAGACAAGTTCGTGAAATACTTGTTCGATCAGAAAATGTTGTTACATTGTCTGCAGAAACAGCTCCAAAATGTGAAGGAGGAAGGTTTATGAGAACAAAAACAAGAGCCTTGAAAATTTATGGTGACTTGAAAAAGGTAAAACAACCTATTTCACCAGGTGGGAAAATAGCAAACTTCTTGAATTCAATATTCAATTCAAGAAATATGAAGAAAAACCACCACCACAACCACCAACAAGGTATGGAAGATTGGAGTTCagtgaggaaatcaagatcagtGAATGACTTAAGTAGTACTGTGACATGTTCATTGGCTTCAAGATCTTCTTGCTTAAACAAAAGTACCCCTTCTTCGACTAGAGGTAAATCGAAAAGATCAGTCAGATTTTGCCCTGTTAGTGTAATTGTTGACGAAGATTATCAACCATGTAGTCACaagagcagcagcaacaacaacaacaacagaccAAGTGCAATTgcacaagtggagtctggggagggtagtatgtacacagaccttacgcCTACTTTCAAGAAagcagagagactgtttccggaAGACCCTCGGCTTACGATATGTGGTCACAAGAGCATATTCAAGAATGAAGAACCAAGAATTTGGCATGTTCCTAAAGTAGGGAGCTTCAGAAACTTCGAGGGAAAACATATAAACAAGAATCAATACAGAGGATTTTACGAGAGTGAAAacgaagaggaagaagaagaagaagatgatagtAGAAGTTGTGCAAGTTCAGATTTGTTTGAACTTGAGAATATTGGCATGATTAGTCATGTTCATGCAACTAGAAATGAGTTACCTGTTTATGGAACTACTAGTTTGAAAATGAATCAAGCAATTGCTAGGGGTTTAGTTATGTGA
- the LOC104242937 gene encoding omega-amidase, chloroplastic-like, translated as MKATGISTCYRNVLPFTNSSLSFKFRSDSAFSLIHHSNFVNKRNFSKFSRSIVSATMEASFKAEEARVPAALPLPTPPVTKFKIALCQLSVTTDKERNIAHAKQAIEDAAGKGAQLILLPEIWNSPYSNDSFPVYAEDIDAGGDASPSTRMLSEVSRSLKITIIGGSIPERTGDKLYNTCCVFGTDGKLMAKHRKIHLFDIDIPGKMTFKESKTLTAGVRPTIVDTEVGRIGIGICYDIRFQELAAIYAARGAHLLCYPGAFNTTTGPLHWELLQRARAADCQLYVATCSPARDSGSSYVAWGHSTLVGPFGEVLVTTEHEETTLIAEIDYSVIEQRRTYLPFQKQRRGDLYQLVDVDRLNSTGAN; from the exons ATGAAAGCCACTGGAATCTCGACTTGCTACCGTAACGTTCTTCCATTTACCAATTCCTCTCTATCTTTCAAATTTCGCTCAGATTCTGCATTTTCGTTAATTCATCACAGCAATTTCGTCAATAAGAGAAACTTCTCGAAGTTTTCGCGTTCCATTGTTTCAGCAACAATGGAAGCTTCGTTCAAGGCTGAGGAAGCTAGGGTTCCTGCAGCACTTCCCTTGCCTACTCCTCCTGTCACCAAG TTCAAGATTGCTCTTTGCCAATTATCTGTAACTACCGACAAGGAGAGAAACATTGCTCATGCTAAGCAGGCAATAGAAGATGCTGCAGGCAAGGGTGCTCAGCTTATTCTTCTCCCT GAAATATGGAATAGTCCATATTCCAATGACAGTTTTCCAGTATATGCGGAGGACATTGATGCTGGTGGAGATGCGTCTCCTTCAACTAGGATGTTATCTGAAGTTTCTCGGAGTCTAAAGATTACAATTATTGGTGGCTCTATACCTGAACGCACCGGTGATAAATTATATAACACTTGTTGTGTCTTTGGCACAGACGGAAAGCTTATGGCCAAGCATAGGAAG ATACATCTCTTTGACATTGACATTCCAGGAAAGATGACTTTCAAAGAATCAAAGACTCTTACAGCTGGAGTCAGACCTACTATTGTAGACACAG AGGTTGGTCGTATTGGTATTGGTATATGCTACGACATTCGCTTCCAAGAACTGGCAGCTATCTATGCTGCAAGAG GTGCTCATCTGCTCTGTTATCCTGGCGCTTTTAACACGACCACTGGTCCACTGCATTGGGAGTTGTTGCAACGGGCAAG GGCTGCGGATTGCCAG TTGTATGTAGCAACTTGTTCACCTGCCAGAGACAGTGGTTCTAGTTATGTAGCTTGGGGACACTCCACTCTTGTTGGACCG TTTGGAGAAGTGCTTGTGACAACAGAACACGAGGAGACTACACTAATAGCAGAGATTGATTATTCAGTAATCGAGCAGAGAAG AACATACCTTCCATTTCAAAAACAAAGGCGAGGGGATTTGTATCAATTAGTTGATGTTGACAGATTGAACTCCACAGGGGCCAATTGA